The following proteins are encoded in a genomic region of Pecten maximus unplaced genomic scaffold, xPecMax1.1, whole genome shotgun sequence:
- the LOC117318433 gene encoding piggyBac transposable element-derived protein 4-like — protein MAGQQYAGELAQVLPEYHQIYQEIFLDEDSDEFEGFDINDIDDISEEETGFHDNNWVEGSKEPSTFTFTGNAGINTEVLPVPEEGSLSYLDYFECIFTDNILEMIVEETNRYAATYIQTHTDLPSHSRYRKWTDTTVGEMKAFIGMTIAMGLVQQMDIQDYWSNDVVINTPFFRSVMSRDRFLSLLSVLHLADNTASVPRGQPGYSPLQKLGDPYKEILSNFQRCYNPSKNIAIDEGMIPWRGKLHFRVYSPDKPIKYGLKVYMLCDSDNGYCSRMELYTGHGGQNMAPSQFGATYDLIMRLADPFLNKGYHLYMDNYFSSPHLFYSLYLNGTLACGTLRKNRRGVPQALKNRNLIRGEMFTMNNDMLVAVKYADKKDVHLLTTIHKGVMVDSGKRDQEGIEIRKPDCILSYNKYMGAVDRCDQMVAYGSFERRTLKWWKKVFFHVIGLAVLNSYIIYKTRCQQPVLQRVFRRELVNQLVTASEISGASPRGRKRTSAEVLQRLTARHFICHLPSSGKRDHAKRRCVVCGPAEAELFRSSHPDEPVPKRTGRETSFQCKQCQVALCIEPCFELFHTKSEYVLAYKRQKSALEE, from the exons atggcgGGGCAACAGTACGCCGGCGAGCTGGCGCAGGTATTACCGGAGTATCATCAGATTTACCAAGAAATATTTTTAGATGAAGATAGTGACGAATTTGAAGGTTTTGACATCAACGATATTGATGATATTTCCGAGGAAGAAACGGGATTTCACGACAATAATTGGGTCGAAGGCAGCAAGGAACCATCTACTTTCACTTTTACCGGTAATGCCGGTATCAACACGGAAGTCTTGCCAGTACCTGAAGAAGGTAGCTTATCATATTTGGATTACTTTGAGTGTATTTTTACTGACAACATACTTGAAATGATTGTAGAGGAAACCAATAGATATGCTGCCACGTACATTCAAACACACACAGATCTTCCAAGTCACTCTCGGTATCGGAAATGGACAGACACAACAGTTGGAGAAATGAAAGCTTTCATCGGAATGACGATTGCTATGGGCCTTGTTCAGCAGATGGATATACAGGACTATTGGTCCAATGATGTTGTGATAAACACACCATTTTTCAGGTCAGTGATGTCAAGAGATAGATTCCTATCACTCCTAAGTGTACTTCACCTGGCAGATAATACTGCGTCAGTTCCTAGAGGGCAACCAGGCTACTCTCCTTTGCAAAAACTTGGAGACCCGTACAAAGAGATCCTTTCTAACTTTCAGAGGTGTTACAATCCAAGCAAGAACATTGCGATTGATGAAGGGATGATACCCTGGAGAGGGAAACTGCATTTTAGAGTTTATAGCCCTGACAAGCCCATTAAATATGGACTGAAAGTTTACATGTTGTGTGACTCTGACAATGGCTATTGTAGCCGCATGGAATTATACACTGGTCATGGAGGACAGAATATGGCACCAAGTCAGTTTGGAGCAACATATGATCTAATCATGCGTCTTGCTGATCCTTTTCTTAACAAAGGCTACCATTTATACATGGATAACTACTTCAGTAGTCCACACTTATTCTATTCCTTGTATCTCAACGGAACCTTGGCATGTGGTACTTTGCGAAAAAACAGACGTGGTGTTCCTCAGGCTCTAAAGAACCGGAACCTGATTAGAGGCGAGATGTTCACAATGAACAATGACATGCTTGTTGCAGTCAAGTACGCAGACAAAAAGGATGTACATCTTCTTACAACAATACACAAAG GTGTCATGGTAGACTCTGGTAAAAGAGACCAGGAAGGAATTGAAATAAGGAAACCTGACTGCATACTTagttataacaaatatatgGGTGCTGTTGATCGATGTGACCAGATGGTAGCATATGGAAGTTTTGAACGACGCACTTTGAAGTGGTGGAAAAAGGTATTTTTTCATGTAATTGGCCTTGCTGTGCTAAATTCGTACATCATTTACAAAACAAGATGTCAGCAACCTGTCCTGCAGAGAGTGTTTCGAAGAGAGTTGGTGAATCAGCTGGTGACTGCTTCAGAAATTTCTGGTGCTTCACCTAGGGGTAGGAAAAGAACATCCGCAGAAGTTCTGCAAAGACTGACTGCAAGACACTTCATCTGCCACTTGCCATCATCAGGAAAGAGAGATCATGCTAAGCGCCGATGTGTTGTATGTGGACCTGCTGAAGCAGAGTTATTCAGAAGTTCTCATCCTGATGAACCAGTGCCGAAACGAACTGGGCGAGAAACTTCATTTCAGTGCAAACAATGTCAAGTGGCACTGTGCATTGAGCCATGCTTTGAACTTTTCCACACAAAGTCTGAATATGTGCTGGCATACAAACGCCAAAAGTCTGCACTGGAGGAATAG